From Pseudofrankia saprophytica, a single genomic window includes:
- a CDS encoding HNH endonuclease gives MANTKIDINSLSAESPAVGASDSVVAEVETVPLTELERAICAWAARIAAATCQLLMMLAAFDRRRGWSGLGMATCAQWLSWRCGLGIRTAQEHMAVARALEELPALRAAFAEGRLSYSKVRAVARVAEAATEQTWLSHALHCTAGQLERLASRYHQLTADPAEQRAARKVTWSTRADGLFRLQAVLTAEEGARLAVAIDAARASLDDTAPSRTGAEADASPADRPIVNAPRDRKADADALVALAEGFLHRPVPDLMSPSHTVTVHVDAETLLSTGQRVAGAQSPASVPAGPTGRARDGMAPTGEPPRSTGRPPNTAATGSDPVSRLARGLLRCDAEPEVGLPKAVLRRLGCDGLMRALVRDTAGNPLALGRRHRVPTRRLREAVHARDQGTCQYPGCGHTRWLQTHHLLEWLADEGDTDLENLTLVCSRHHQLIHDEGITLSRRDDGTIVATLPDGFVVTPAPCLDVGTQPVGCLAAATRDVAADAIQTHDGGRLSWDDSLLVLMQHHRPHATSSATRC, from the coding sequence ATGGCCAACACGAAGATCGACATCAACTCCCTCAGCGCCGAGTCGCCCGCTGTCGGTGCGTCCGACTCAGTGGTGGCCGAGGTCGAGACGGTCCCGCTGACGGAGCTGGAACGCGCCATCTGTGCCTGGGCGGCACGAATCGCCGCGGCGACCTGCCAACTGCTGATGATGCTGGCCGCGTTCGACCGGCGGCGAGGCTGGTCGGGGCTCGGAATGGCGACCTGCGCGCAGTGGCTGTCCTGGCGGTGTGGCCTGGGAATCCGGACGGCACAGGAACATATGGCCGTCGCCCGCGCGCTGGAGGAGCTGCCCGCGCTGCGCGCGGCGTTCGCCGAGGGACGGTTGTCCTACTCCAAGGTGCGCGCCGTGGCGCGCGTGGCCGAGGCCGCGACGGAGCAGACCTGGCTGTCGCATGCGCTGCACTGCACCGCGGGCCAGCTTGAGCGGCTCGCGTCGCGCTACCACCAGCTGACGGCGGATCCGGCCGAGCAGCGGGCGGCACGGAAGGTGACCTGGAGCACCCGGGCGGACGGGCTGTTCCGCCTGCAGGCTGTGCTGACGGCGGAGGAGGGCGCCCGGCTGGCCGTCGCGATCGACGCCGCGAGAGCAAGCCTCGACGACACCGCTCCATCCCGGACTGGTGCCGAGGCCGACGCGTCGCCTGCGGACAGACCGATCGTCAACGCCCCGCGCGACCGGAAGGCCGACGCCGACGCGTTGGTGGCGCTGGCTGAGGGCTTCCTTCACCGGCCTGTCCCAGACCTGATGAGCCCGTCCCACACGGTCACCGTGCATGTCGACGCCGAGACTCTGCTGAGCACCGGTCAGCGCGTGGCGGGGGCCCAGAGCCCCGCGAGCGTGCCGGCAGGCCCGACCGGCCGTGCGAGGGATGGGATGGCCCCGACGGGCGAGCCCCCGCGAAGCACCGGCCGGCCACCGAACACGGCGGCGACCGGTTCGGATCCGGTCAGCAGGCTTGCCCGTGGCCTGTTGCGTTGCGATGCGGAGCCCGAGGTCGGCCTGCCCAAGGCGGTGCTGCGCCGGCTCGGCTGCGACGGACTGATGCGAGCGCTGGTCCGGGACACGGCCGGGAACCCGCTCGCGCTCGGGCGGCGGCACCGGGTACCGACCCGCCGGCTACGGGAGGCCGTCCACGCCCGTGACCAGGGCACTTGTCAGTACCCGGGGTGCGGCCACACCCGCTGGCTTCAGACGCATCACCTGCTGGAGTGGCTGGCCGACGAGGGCGACACGGATCTGGAGAACCTGACGCTGGTGTGCAGTCGCCATCACCAGCTGATCCATGACGAGGGGATCACCCTGAGCCGCCGTGACGACGGAACGATCGTCGCGACACTGCCCGACGGCTTCGTCGTGACCCCGGCCCCGTGCCTGGACGTCGGTACCCAGCCCGTCGGCTGCCTCGCCGCGGCGACGCGAGACGTCGCGGCCGACGCGATACAGACCCACGACGGTGGACGTCTCAGCTGGGATGACTCGCTCCTCGTCCTCATGCAACATCATCGCCCTCATGCAACATCGTCGGCCACCCGCTGCTAG
- a CDS encoding Lhr family helicase: MSFSDPLAGFSAPTRAWFSAAFPAPTAAQAGAWTAVRAGGSALVVAPTGSGKTLAAFLWSLDEIVRAGLPDAARPRSASSPDASSPDGSSRRATASASRASPRASSQTSSPVSSPDPTRRCRVLYVSPLKALAVDVARNLRAPLAGIQAAATRLGVTVPEVTVAMRTGDTPATERRAFGRTPPDILITTPESLFLILTSQARESLRGVETVIVDEVHAVASTKRGAHLALSLERLDALLETPARRIGLSATVRPVEEVARFLGGARPVTVVRPPTEKTLQVDVVVPVQDMADPGAPTSLVGLASPDGPGALAGLAGLDTLGGGPPAAVPSRPSIWPAVEARVLDLIEAHTSTIVFANSRRVAERLCAKLNELHAQRLLAAEMAGVERRSGMIDLDDLDGPFPAVPEATRVSPAEMMGQQTSQIGFADPAGTPGSAQPLPFAEVARAHHGSVSREQRLLIEEDLKAGRLPAVVATSSLELGIDMGAVDLVVQISSPPSVAAGMQRVGRAGHQVGAASRGVVLPSHRGDLLECAVVAERMRDGEIEEAHYPRNPLDVLAQQVVAMTAVDTWPVEELGALVRRAAPFATLPASAFEAVLDMLAGRYPSDAFAELRPRIVWDRAAGTVTGRPGAQRLAVTSGGTIPDRGLFGVFLVGEKASRVGELDEEMVYESRVGDVVLLGSSSWRVEEITPDRVLVTPAPGRPGRLPFWHGDSPGRPAELGRALGGFLRELMRKTPDEADARLRAAGLDEWAASNLLTYLEEQRAATGRLSDDRTLVVERFRDELGDWRLAVHSPFGARVNAPWALAIGGRLRERYGVEVQIMHTDDGIVARVPDADAPPSAADAVFDPEEIAAVVRAEVGGSALFASRFRECAGRALLLPRRSPGRRTPLWQQRQRSAALLSVAAEFESFPVVLETMRECLQDVFDVPGLTALMRDVDARRLRVVEVETQEPSPFARSLLFGYVATFIYDGDAPLAERRAQVLSLDSRMLAELLGEADLRELIDPDALAAVEAELTRLAPERQARDLEGAADLLRVLGDLTTPEALARGATEEWLDALATTGRALRVRITGEERWVAVEDAGRLRDALGVPLPMGVPAAFTEPVRDPLGDLVSRYARTHGPFDAEELATRFGLGISVAVAALERLVGVGRLVRGELRPGRPGEQWCDAEVLRRLRRRSLAALRREVEAVPTRAFAAFLPAWQAVTSGRSRGVDGVARAIEQLQGALIPASAWEQLVLPARVSDYSPAMLDELCASGEVLWAGAGGLPGDDGWLTLVLADAAPLLLPPLTDREVDREVDAPASGEVVDLGGLAGVASPLRRAVLDALADDQALFFRTLSDRVGSLDDTALANAIWDLAWAGLITNDTLAPLRARLGGGAATTHRSARRPGRPSLRFASDPYPTAATGVDRASGPGRPAAPRRSGPPMVAGRWSLLPARDTDPTRRAHTLAETLLDRHGIVTRGAVAAEHAPGGFAAVYRVLSAFEDAGRARRGYFVEGLGAAQFAMPGAVDRLRAIAGEQRAAAEEPDWAIEPAGPAGPAGQVGRIGQVGLGGPGGAVDAFGRDPGPGAARAGGDRRAVVLAATDPANPYGAALPWPSRPEAAGGDGPGHRPGRKAGALVVLVDGDLVLYVERGGKTLLSWPEPARALQPAVDALALAVREGWLGRLAVERADGQAVTDSALGEALLRAGFHPTPRGGLRLRS, encoded by the coding sequence ATGTCCTTTTCCGACCCCCTCGCCGGGTTCTCGGCGCCGACCAGGGCCTGGTTCTCCGCCGCCTTCCCGGCGCCGACCGCGGCCCAGGCCGGCGCGTGGACGGCGGTGCGGGCGGGCGGCAGCGCGTTGGTGGTGGCGCCGACCGGCTCGGGCAAGACCCTCGCGGCGTTCCTGTGGTCGCTGGACGAAATCGTGCGTGCCGGCCTGCCAGATGCCGCACGCCCGCGCTCCGCGTCATCGCCGGACGCGTCATCGCCGGACGGGTCCTCACGACGGGCAACCGCGTCCGCGTCGCGGGCCTCGCCGCGGGCCTCGTCGCAGACGTCCTCACCGGTTTCCTCCCCGGACCCCACCCGCCGCTGCCGGGTCCTCTACGTCAGCCCGCTCAAGGCGCTGGCGGTGGACGTGGCCCGCAACCTGCGGGCTCCGCTGGCGGGCATCCAGGCCGCGGCGACCCGGCTGGGCGTCACCGTGCCCGAGGTGACGGTCGCGATGCGCACCGGTGACACCCCGGCCACCGAGCGGCGCGCGTTCGGCCGCACCCCGCCGGACATTCTGATCACCACGCCGGAGTCGCTGTTCCTCATTCTGACCAGCCAGGCGCGCGAGTCGCTGCGCGGCGTGGAGACGGTGATCGTGGACGAGGTGCACGCCGTCGCGAGCACGAAGCGCGGCGCCCACCTGGCCCTCAGCCTGGAACGCCTCGATGCCCTGCTGGAGACTCCGGCCCGGCGGATCGGCCTGTCCGCGACGGTGCGCCCGGTGGAGGAGGTCGCCCGTTTCCTCGGTGGCGCCCGCCCGGTGACGGTGGTCCGCCCACCGACCGAGAAGACCCTGCAGGTCGACGTCGTCGTGCCCGTCCAGGACATGGCCGACCCCGGCGCCCCCACCAGCCTCGTCGGCCTGGCCAGCCCCGACGGCCCCGGAGCGCTCGCCGGGCTTGCCGGCCTGGACACCCTCGGTGGCGGCCCGCCCGCCGCCGTGCCGAGCCGGCCGTCGATCTGGCCGGCCGTCGAGGCGCGGGTGCTCGACCTGATCGAGGCGCACACGTCGACGATCGTGTTCGCCAACTCGCGGCGGGTGGCGGAACGGCTGTGCGCCAAGCTGAACGAGCTGCACGCGCAGCGCCTGCTGGCCGCCGAGATGGCCGGGGTGGAACGCCGCTCCGGGATGATCGACCTGGACGACCTCGACGGCCCGTTCCCGGCCGTGCCGGAGGCGACCCGCGTCAGCCCCGCCGAGATGATGGGCCAGCAGACCTCCCAGATCGGCTTCGCCGATCCGGCAGGGACCCCGGGCTCCGCCCAGCCGCTCCCGTTCGCCGAGGTGGCCCGGGCGCACCACGGCAGCGTCAGCCGGGAGCAGCGGCTGCTGATCGAGGAGGACCTCAAGGCCGGCCGGCTGCCCGCCGTCGTCGCGACCTCCAGCCTGGAGCTGGGCATCGACATGGGCGCCGTCGACCTGGTGGTCCAGATCTCCTCGCCGCCGAGCGTCGCCGCCGGGATGCAGCGGGTCGGCCGCGCCGGCCACCAGGTCGGCGCCGCCAGCCGTGGGGTGGTGCTGCCCAGCCACCGCGGCGACCTCCTGGAATGCGCCGTGGTCGCCGAGCGGATGCGCGACGGGGAGATCGAGGAGGCCCACTACCCGCGCAACCCGCTCGACGTCCTTGCCCAGCAGGTGGTCGCGATGACCGCCGTCGACACCTGGCCGGTGGAGGAGCTGGGAGCGCTGGTCCGGCGCGCGGCGCCGTTCGCGACCCTGCCGGCGTCCGCGTTCGAGGCCGTGCTGGACATGCTGGCCGGCCGGTACCCGTCGGACGCGTTCGCCGAGCTGCGCCCGCGGATCGTCTGGGACCGCGCGGCGGGCACGGTGACGGGCCGGCCGGGCGCGCAGCGGCTCGCGGTCACCAGCGGCGGCACCATTCCCGACCGCGGCCTGTTCGGCGTGTTCCTCGTCGGCGAGAAGGCGAGCCGGGTCGGCGAGCTCGACGAGGAGATGGTCTACGAGTCCCGGGTGGGCGACGTGGTGCTGCTCGGATCGTCGAGCTGGCGGGTCGAGGAGATCACCCCGGACCGGGTGCTGGTCACCCCGGCACCGGGCCGGCCGGGCCGGCTGCCGTTCTGGCATGGCGACTCTCCCGGCCGCCCCGCCGAGCTAGGTCGGGCGCTCGGCGGGTTCCTGCGCGAGCTCATGAGGAAGACCCCGGACGAGGCCGACGCACGGCTGCGCGCCGCGGGCCTGGACGAGTGGGCCGCGAGCAACCTGCTCACCTACCTGGAGGAGCAGCGGGCCGCCACCGGCCGGCTCTCGGACGACCGAACGCTGGTCGTCGAGCGGTTCCGCGACGAGCTGGGCGACTGGCGCCTGGCCGTGCACTCCCCGTTCGGCGCCCGGGTCAACGCCCCGTGGGCACTGGCGATCGGCGGCCGGCTGCGCGAGCGCTACGGCGTCGAGGTGCAGATCATGCACACCGACGACGGCATCGTCGCCAGGGTTCCCGACGCCGACGCCCCGCCCAGCGCGGCGGACGCCGTCTTCGACCCGGAGGAGATCGCCGCGGTCGTGCGGGCGGAGGTCGGCGGCAGCGCGCTGTTCGCCAGCCGGTTCCGCGAGTGCGCGGGCCGGGCGCTGCTGCTGCCGCGCCGCTCTCCCGGGAGGCGCACCCCGCTGTGGCAGCAGCGCCAGCGCAGCGCGGCGCTGCTGTCGGTGGCCGCCGAGTTCGAGAGCTTCCCGGTGGTGCTGGAGACGATGCGCGAGTGCCTGCAGGACGTCTTCGACGTCCCGGGGCTGACCGCGCTCATGCGCGACGTCGACGCCCGCCGGCTGCGGGTCGTCGAGGTCGAGACGCAGGAGCCGTCACCGTTCGCCCGGTCGCTGCTGTTCGGCTACGTCGCCACGTTCATCTACGACGGGGACGCCCCGCTGGCCGAGCGGCGCGCGCAGGTGCTGTCGCTGGACAGCCGGATGCTCGCCGAGCTGCTCGGCGAGGCCGACCTGCGGGAGTTGATCGACCCGGACGCGCTCGCCGCCGTCGAGGCGGAGCTCACCCGGCTGGCGCCCGAGCGCCAGGCCCGCGACCTGGAGGGGGCCGCCGACCTGCTGCGGGTGCTCGGCGACCTGACCACTCCCGAGGCGCTCGCCCGGGGCGCGACCGAGGAATGGCTCGACGCGCTCGCCACCACGGGCCGGGCGCTGCGGGTGCGGATCACCGGGGAGGAACGCTGGGTCGCGGTCGAGGACGCCGGGCGGTTGCGCGACGCGCTGGGAGTGCCGCTGCCGATGGGGGTGCCGGCGGCGTTCACCGAGCCGGTCCGCGACCCTCTTGGCGACCTGGTCTCCCGGTACGCCCGCACGCACGGCCCGTTCGACGCCGAGGAGCTGGCCACGCGGTTCGGCCTGGGAATCTCCGTGGCCGTGGCGGCCCTGGAACGCCTGGTGGGCGTCGGCCGGCTGGTCAGGGGTGAGCTGCGGCCGGGGCGGCCGGGGGAACAGTGGTGCGACGCCGAGGTGCTGCGCAGGCTGCGCCGGCGCAGCCTCGCGGCGCTGCGTCGCGAGGTGGAGGCGGTGCCGACGCGGGCGTTCGCGGCCTTCCTGCCCGCCTGGCAGGCGGTGACCAGTGGGCGTTCGCGCGGCGTGGACGGGGTGGCGCGCGCGATCGAGCAGCTGCAGGGAGCGTTGATCCCGGCGAGCGCCTGGGAGCAGCTGGTCCTGCCGGCCCGGGTGTCCGACTACTCCCCCGCGATGCTCGACGAGCTGTGCGCGAGCGGCGAGGTGCTGTGGGCCGGCGCGGGCGGGCTGCCCGGCGACGACGGCTGGCTGACGCTGGTGCTCGCCGACGCCGCCCCATTGCTGCTTCCGCCACTCACGGATCGGGAGGTGGATCGGGAGGTGGACGCGCCGGCGAGTGGTGAGGTGGTGGATCTGGGCGGCTTGGCCGGGGTGGCGAGCCCGCTGCGCCGCGCGGTTCTCGACGCGCTCGCCGACGACCAGGCGCTGTTCTTCCGCACCCTGTCGGACCGGGTCGGCAGCCTGGACGACACGGCGCTCGCGAACGCGATCTGGGACCTCGCCTGGGCGGGTCTGATCACCAACGACACGCTCGCACCGCTGCGCGCCCGCCTCGGCGGCGGCGCGGCCACCACTCACCGATCGGCGCGGCGCCCTGGCCGGCCGAGCCTCCGTTTCGCCTCGGACCCCTATCCGACGGCGGCCACCGGTGTCGACCGGGCATCGGGTCCGGGCCGTCCCGCGGCGCCCCGCCGTTCCGGGCCACCCATGGTCGCGGGACGCTGGTCGCTGCTGCCGGCCCGCGACACCGACCCGACGCGGCGGGCGCACACGCTCGCCGAGACGCTGCTGGACCGGCACGGCATCGTCACCCGGGGCGCGGTCGCCGCCGAGCACGCCCCCGGCGGGTTCGCCGCCGTCTACCGGGTGCTGTCCGCCTTCGAGGACGCCGGCCGAGCTCGCCGCGGCTACTTCGTCGAGGGGCTCGGCGCGGCCCAGTTCGCGATGCCAGGCGCGGTCGACCGGCTTCGCGCGATCGCCGGTGAGCAGCGCGCCGCCGCCGAGGAACCCGACTGGGCGATCGAGCCGGCCGGCCCCGCCGGTCCAGCTGGTCAGGTCGGCCGGATCGGTCAGGTCGGCCTCGGGGGCCCCGGTGGAGCTGTCGACGCCTTCGGCCGGGATCCGGGCCCGGGAGCCGCGCGGGCCGGTGGCGACCGACGCGCGGTGGTGCTGGCGGCCACCGACCCGGCGAACCCGTACGGCGCGGCGCTGCCCTGGCCCTCCCGGCCGGAGGCGGCGGGCGGCGATGGTCCGGGCCACCGTCCCGGCCGCAAGGCGGGGGCACTGGTCGTGCTCGTCGACGGCGACCTGGTGCTCTACGTCGAACGCGGTGGGAAGACGCTGCTGTCCTGGCCGGAGCCCGCGCGGGCGCTGCAGCCGGCGGTGGACGCGCTGGCGCTGGCCGTGCGCGAGGGCTGGCTCGGCCGGCTGGCCGTCGAGCGGGCCGACGGGCAGGCGGTCACCGACAGCGCGCTGGGCGAGGCGCTGCTGCGCGCCGGGTTCCACCCGACGCCCCGGGGCGGCCTGCGGCTGCGCAGCTGA
- a CDS encoding DUF3046 domain-containing protein: MRLTEFWARMNRQFGAEYAESVARDHVLASLGGVTVEGAFARGEDAKAVWRAVCTEFDVPAREH; encoded by the coding sequence GTGCGACTCACCGAGTTCTGGGCCCGGATGAACCGGCAGTTCGGCGCCGAATACGCGGAGTCAGTCGCCCGCGACCACGTGCTGGCCAGCCTCGGCGGCGTCACCGTGGAGGGCGCGTTCGCCCGGGGCGAGGACGCGAAGGCCGTCTGGCGTGCCGTGTGCACGGAGTTCGACGTCCCCGCCAGGGAGCACTGA